The Gammaproteobacteria bacterium genome contains a region encoding:
- a CDS encoding SDR family NAD(P)-dependent oxidoreductase — MATRKSSSSARPAESEAPGTEQPGSGEPIAVVGMACRFPGAPSIESFWHLLQEGGNSVSEWVPGSGHERFGQLFPDDALRSEGCRFGAFVDDIDQFDDSFFRISPVEASLLDPQQRMMLETSWQALEDAGIDPDRLKESRTGVYTGISNDEYRMLVVDSSKPAEAASCLYALSGTNLNGAAGRVSFVLGLMGPAKAVDAACASSLVSIHDAVADLQQGKADLAIAGGVQAILNGRIYELRADAMMLSPEGQCKTFDASADGYVRGEGCGVVVLKRLSEAEADGDRIWAVIRGSAVNHGGASVGLTVPNTPALERVIEEALSQAGVQALEVDYLEAHGTGTTVGDPIEIDAVSAVYGRARKTDNPLLIGSVKTNVGHLESAAGVAGLIKAVLVVNQGVIPKHLHLRDPNPRVDWDSLPLKITTEMLDWPGNGSRPRLAGVNSFGISGTNAHLVVEEHRGPDGQGDGGRDDLPPGLRRDIADVAGPAKAVAVSMPEGVSHLPAPEQQSTSRRSRLLPLSAKSPAALGELAARYLDWIAERENEFSPVNAAPDPLLSDMAWTASVGRSHFDVREGVVFRDAESLRSGLQEVAQGEERPVTRGPATIAFAYTGQGSQWTGMGLALYESEPVARAVFDRCEAVFVEERGASLLDLMFGRDGAQGDLADTAWEQPALYALECAITALWAGIGIQPAVVLGHSVGELAAAQAAGVFSLEDGMRLAEARGSLLSATKPGAMAAVFAPAEKVAAEVESANAAAGGVGVNISGYNGTHQVVSGPIAEIEEISGRLESLGVRVRRLNTSRAFHSALMEPALDDLEAVLDRLSVEAPAVNFVSNLTGRVLGADERLDGAYWRRHAREAVAFVDGVRTLDELGVDLVIEIGPRTVLSSMTLSAWPEAAQGSAPAVMASLRPLADGASATSDDGAFAEAVAAAYEIGLPIQFSGLFAGENRRRISLPGYPFQRRRHWLEAPAARRGSSGHPLLGVRRESAAGEITYETELFPSDPAWMSDHRVFGRIVAPGAVYGSMVASAALAEGSGSVIVEDMQLHNALVFEEENEEDPTAAARTVQLAIDKSDPAAPGTVRIFSKGIEGDWTLHVEGRLVDARSTTDDAESIDLEQLRANLKPADVDAYYRQRAGTGVNLGPFFRTLKQVWSGPGEALAEVSLPEAFERHGLDIHPLVLDGCFQVFGTARQLSESEGTAAYLPFGWEQLWLAGRLPDRVYCHVRLSDVSRDADADPDAAPETLNGELRIYDPDGTLLGRLDGYSIKRATRAALLSAIEGVQELLYEVDWREQPLPPGIVSADFFPKPAAVAAGTQLFADYLREAGVDPQGRNDLLEDLEQWSRSRALATLEELRWQRKKGDVVDPEQLRQEMDVLPEHSRLFRRMFEMLARSGVLEETDAGFRVLLGPDDPLPEEMPRDLDEWAERMRGTYSHGLTEVGLFERSGKALGDVLRGKEDALTLLFSSGEPTAADLYLKAPVARAANGLLAEAVRALVAALPGDRRLRVIEVGAGTGSATASVLPELPEGRFDYVYTDISAGFFAEAEARFGDAGGCIRYVPLDIEKDPVAQGFDPHGYDLIIASNVLHATRYLEETLTYCRELLAPAGQLVALENLTGLGWMDLTFGQLDGWWRFADDYRPHHALATPEIWRQALGDAGFESVEVLGVDENDPNRTLDKGVIVAQGPAKVREPAGVWIVAADSQGLGAGLASDLAARNQTVLLAGADAPANGKQPASGPGVFEIAVEPDDRDSWRSLIESLPGDAPLGGIVHLAGLDGGGEGASTEDMADDVRRAGASALALVQGVIDSDTVPERGLWFVTRGAQVLERERGGEPAGSVLWGFGKGVAREAPHLKPRMLDLDPDPGAASDLVNELMYPDPEDHIAHRRGRRLAARLVREGAGAERLDLPEEPDWVLAPDPDGVFDKPFVQTLPERSLESEEVRVQVEAAGLNFWDVFRSLGFIEEGMLGREMCGYVLETGSDVSRVKAGDHVVGMGFGAFGGEMITHGELVAPAPDGFSVSELATIPSAYVSAALSFEFTGLEAGERVLIHAGAGGVGLAAIQWVQAAGAEVFATASAPKRDYLRSLGVKHVFDSRTTAFGEEILEATGGEGVDVVLNSLTSEGYIDASLACLKQGGRFVEMARRDILSEDEMAAVRPDAPYHILELDVLKKSEPARVGKVLRGVMARVAAGELKPIIHSRWPLAEAGAALSFMRSARHLGKIVATNPPVTDGHLRPDRTYLVTGGLGGIGCAVADWLAERGAGTIVLNGRRAPDEAAEKTIGALRDRGVRVEVELADVTDTAAIDRMLARMDEELPPLAGVIHSVGVLSDGALTNQSWERFEQVLWPKVLGAWHLHRATLDRDLDMFVLFSSRVGVMGNPGQANHAAANAFLDQLAGHRRALGLAGQAIAWGAWSDIGEAAEQRERIDSQRSALGGRWFTPQQGIRAFDRLVRQDATHSVVMSMDWSVFAEAVEEPPILVEDLLSAATEDKADPAAGPGDLLSMLRSSPAAEHEDLLASFLQEEVQAVLRLPSAPAPTVGFFDLGMDSLMAVELRNRVNRAFAGEYVASNTAVFDYPDITQFAAHMAEQLGDLGTAPAPAPAAAPAPAPAPQAEPQPEPRRRAEPDPQPAATAPREEEGIAIVGMACRFPGAPDLAAFWRQLEGGGTGITDGRAGSGPWSDSARDLPPEFAAYRKGGFVDEIDKFDARFFRIAPIEARMLDPRQRMLLETSWQAVEDAGMDSDRLRGSRTGIYVGLASSEYRDLMKSRDRGVSYLGTATSMTVGRVAYHLGLEGPAVPVELNCASSLIAAHQAVMALRYGEVDQALVGGVNTLLSPAVTREMAELGMLSRHGQCKAFDASADGFVRSEGCGMLVLKRLDEAEADGDRIWGVIRGSAVNQNGASAGPTTPNGLAQQRVIETALSRANMAPSAVDYLEAHGAGSALGDPIEVQAAAAVYGKGRESERPLLIGSVKANIGHLEAAAGVAGLIKAVLAMRRGLIPGQLHFNAPNPNLEWDDLPVRVVSGATPWPGHSERPPRSGVSAFGISGTNAHVVLEGHAANGTGPGGAIDPAGAPMRVSELERSGDLDPLRGEGPDDRSVRMLPLSGKSEDALRQLAQRYLEWLDRRAEEVSSDVDMKALLADMSWTAAVGRTHFDFRAGLVFEDAESLRQELRSLANGGDRGAQSAAGALPVTGTEAKNAPDSGNGRSFVAAAAKAYEAGLAVSFNSLFAGEERRRISLPGYPFQRRSYWINS; from the coding sequence ATGGCGACGCGCAAATCCTCTTCTTCGGCCCGACCCGCCGAATCCGAAGCACCCGGAACGGAACAGCCCGGATCCGGCGAACCGATCGCCGTGGTGGGCATGGCCTGCCGTTTCCCGGGAGCGCCGAGTATTGAGTCCTTCTGGCACTTGCTCCAGGAAGGCGGCAACTCCGTAAGCGAGTGGGTGCCCGGGTCCGGGCACGAGCGTTTCGGTCAGCTCTTTCCCGACGATGCGTTGCGCAGCGAAGGCTGCCGCTTCGGGGCATTCGTTGACGATATCGACCAGTTCGACGACTCGTTCTTCCGCATATCTCCGGTCGAGGCGTCCCTGCTGGATCCGCAGCAGCGGATGATGCTGGAGACGAGCTGGCAGGCGCTCGAGGACGCCGGCATCGACCCCGACCGGCTCAAGGAGAGCCGCACCGGCGTCTATACCGGGATCAGCAACGACGAGTATCGAATGCTGGTCGTGGACTCGAGCAAGCCCGCCGAGGCGGCCTCCTGCCTTTACGCCCTGAGCGGAACCAACCTGAACGGCGCCGCCGGGCGGGTCTCGTTTGTGCTCGGCCTGATGGGTCCGGCGAAGGCGGTTGACGCCGCCTGCGCCTCATCGCTGGTGTCGATACATGACGCGGTGGCGGACCTGCAGCAGGGCAAGGCGGACCTGGCCATTGCGGGCGGGGTGCAGGCCATCCTGAACGGCCGGATTTACGAATTGCGCGCCGACGCGATGATGTTGTCCCCCGAGGGGCAGTGCAAGACCTTCGATGCTTCGGCCGACGGCTATGTTCGCGGAGAGGGTTGCGGCGTCGTTGTTCTGAAGCGGCTGAGCGAAGCGGAGGCGGACGGCGACCGGATCTGGGCCGTCATCCGCGGCTCCGCCGTGAACCACGGCGGCGCCAGCGTCGGCCTGACGGTCCCCAACACGCCAGCGCTGGAAAGGGTGATCGAGGAAGCCCTGTCACAGGCAGGCGTCCAGGCCCTGGAAGTGGATTACCTGGAAGCGCATGGAACCGGTACCACCGTTGGCGATCCGATCGAAATCGACGCCGTGTCCGCCGTCTACGGCCGGGCGCGCAAGACCGACAATCCGCTGCTGATCGGTTCGGTCAAGACCAACGTGGGTCACCTGGAGTCGGCGGCGGGCGTGGCGGGGCTGATCAAGGCCGTGCTGGTCGTGAATCAGGGCGTGATCCCGAAACACCTGCATTTGCGGGACCCCAATCCGCGCGTCGACTGGGACAGCCTGCCGCTCAAGATCACGACGGAAATGCTGGACTGGCCGGGCAATGGAAGCCGGCCGCGCCTGGCGGGCGTGAATTCCTTCGGGATTTCCGGCACGAACGCTCACCTTGTGGTGGAAGAACACCGGGGTCCGGACGGACAAGGCGACGGAGGTCGGGACGACCTCCCTCCCGGGTTGAGACGCGACATAGCCGATGTAGCTGGGCCTGCGAAGGCGGTAGCGGTTTCGATGCCGGAAGGCGTTTCCCACCTGCCGGCTCCGGAACAGCAGTCCACGTCGCGCCGCTCGCGTCTTCTGCCGCTCTCGGCCAAGTCTCCCGCCGCACTTGGAGAACTCGCGGCACGCTACCTGGATTGGATTGCGGAAAGGGAAAACGAGTTTTCTCCCGTCAATGCGGCCCCGGATCCGTTGCTTTCGGACATGGCCTGGACCGCGAGCGTGGGACGAAGCCACTTTGATGTTCGCGAAGGCGTCGTTTTTCGGGACGCGGAATCCCTGCGCTCGGGACTGCAAGAGGTGGCCCAGGGTGAAGAGAGGCCGGTCACGCGCGGACCGGCCACGATTGCGTTCGCGTACACGGGCCAGGGGAGCCAGTGGACCGGGATGGGGCTGGCGCTCTACGAGAGCGAGCCGGTTGCGAGGGCGGTATTCGACCGTTGCGAGGCGGTGTTCGTCGAGGAGCGGGGCGCATCCCTGCTCGATCTGATGTTCGGCCGTGATGGCGCGCAGGGGGATCTCGCGGACACGGCATGGGAGCAGCCGGCGCTCTATGCGCTGGAGTGCGCGATCACCGCGCTCTGGGCAGGTATCGGTATTCAGCCGGCCGTCGTGCTGGGTCACAGTGTGGGCGAACTGGCGGCCGCACAGGCGGCGGGCGTGTTCAGCCTGGAGGACGGCATGCGCCTTGCCGAAGCGCGGGGCTCGCTACTGTCGGCGACCAAACCAGGCGCGATGGCGGCGGTCTTTGCGCCAGCCGAAAAGGTTGCTGCCGAGGTGGAATCTGCCAACGCCGCCGCCGGGGGCGTCGGCGTGAATATTTCCGGCTACAACGGCACGCACCAGGTGGTCAGCGGCCCGATAGCGGAAATCGAAGAGATATCCGGACGTCTGGAGTCCCTGGGTGTGCGCGTGCGGCGCCTGAATACCTCAAGGGCTTTTCACAGCGCCCTGATGGAGCCGGCGCTGGACGACCTGGAAGCGGTACTGGACCGCTTGTCGGTCGAGGCGCCTGCCGTGAATTTCGTCAGTAACCTGACCGGCCGCGTGCTCGGGGCGGACGAGCGGCTGGACGGCGCCTACTGGAGGCGGCACGCTCGCGAGGCGGTCGCATTCGTGGATGGCGTTCGCACGCTGGACGAGCTTGGAGTGGACCTGGTCATCGAGATCGGGCCGCGGACGGTACTGTCTTCGATGACCCTGTCGGCATGGCCTGAAGCGGCTCAAGGGTCTGCGCCGGCTGTCATGGCAAGCCTGCGGCCGCTCGCGGACGGAGCGTCGGCGACATCGGACGATGGGGCGTTCGCGGAAGCGGTCGCAGCCGCCTACGAGATCGGACTGCCGATTCAATTCTCCGGACTGTTCGCGGGCGAGAACCGGCGCAGGATTTCCCTGCCGGGCTATCCGTTTCAACGACGCCGTCACTGGCTGGAGGCTCCCGCGGCACGACGCGGGAGCTCGGGTCATCCCCTGCTTGGCGTGCGCCGCGAATCCGCCGCCGGCGAAATAACCTATGAAACCGAACTCTTCCCATCCGACCCGGCCTGGATGAGCGATCACCGGGTGTTCGGCAGGATCGTGGCGCCGGGCGCGGTCTATGGATCGATGGTGGCATCGGCAGCGCTTGCGGAAGGCAGCGGGTCAGTGATCGTTGAAGACATGCAACTGCACAATGCGCTCGTCTTCGAGGAGGAGAACGAGGAAGACCCGACGGCAGCCGCGAGGACAGTGCAACTCGCAATCGACAAATCCGACCCGGCGGCGCCCGGGACCGTTCGGATATTCAGCAAGGGCATCGAAGGGGACTGGACATTGCATGTCGAAGGTCGCCTGGTGGATGCCCGGTCGACGACGGACGACGCCGAGTCGATCGATCTCGAACAACTCAGGGCCAACCTGAAGCCGGCGGATGTTGACGCGTACTACCGCCAGAGGGCCGGCACCGGCGTCAATCTCGGACCGTTCTTCCGCACGCTGAAGCAGGTCTGGTCCGGCCCCGGCGAGGCCCTGGCCGAGGTGTCGCTGCCCGAGGCCTTCGAAAGACACGGCCTGGACATTCATCCGCTGGTCCTGGACGGTTGCTTCCAGGTGTTCGGCACGGCCCGACAGCTCTCGGAGTCCGAGGGCACCGCCGCCTATCTTCCCTTCGGCTGGGAGCAACTGTGGCTTGCGGGTCGGTTGCCGGACCGCGTCTACTGCCACGTGCGCCTGAGCGACGTGTCGCGCGACGCGGATGCGGACCCTGACGCAGCGCCGGAGACCCTGAACGGCGAGCTTCGGATCTATGACCCCGACGGAACTCTGCTGGGGCGCCTGGACGGCTACTCGATCAAGCGCGCGACGCGGGCGGCACTGTTGTCCGCCATTGAGGGCGTACAGGAACTCCTGTACGAGGTGGACTGGCGCGAGCAACCGCTTCCGCCCGGAATCGTTTCCGCCGATTTCTTTCCGAAGCCCGCGGCGGTCGCAGCCGGCACGCAACTGTTTGCCGATTACCTCCGGGAGGCGGGAGTCGATCCCCAGGGCCGGAACGATCTGCTCGAGGACCTTGAGCAATGGTCGCGCTCGCGCGCGCTTGCAACCCTTGAGGAATTGCGATGGCAGCGGAAGAAGGGCGACGTTGTCGACCCGGAACAATTGCGGCAGGAAATGGACGTTCTGCCCGAGCACTCGCGCCTGTTCCGCCGCATGTTCGAAATGCTCGCCAGGTCCGGGGTGCTGGAAGAAACCGATGCGGGTTTCCGCGTGCTCCTGGGGCCCGACGATCCGCTGCCCGAGGAGATGCCCCGGGATCTGGATGAGTGGGCCGAGCGGATGAGGGGAACGTATTCCCACGGTCTCACCGAAGTCGGGCTGTTCGAGCGATCGGGCAAGGCCCTGGGCGACGTGCTTCGCGGCAAGGAGGATGCCCTCACCCTGCTGTTCAGCAGCGGCGAGCCGACCGCGGCCGACCTGTACCTGAAGGCGCCGGTGGCCCGTGCGGCGAACGGGTTGCTGGCCGAGGCGGTGCGCGCCCTGGTGGCCGCGCTGCCCGGCGACCGGCGCCTGCGGGTGATCGAGGTCGGGGCGGGCACCGGCTCCGCAACCGCTTCAGTCCTGCCGGAACTTCCCGAGGGACGTTTCGATTACGTCTATACGGACATTTCCGCGGGCTTCTTTGCCGAAGCGGAAGCGAGGTTCGGCGACGCCGGCGGCTGTATCCGGTATGTCCCCCTGGATATCGAGAAGGACCCCGTCGCGCAGGGCTTCGATCCTCACGGTTACGACCTGATCATTGCGTCGAATGTTCTCCACGCAACAAGATATCTGGAAGAGACCCTGACATATTGCCGAGAACTACTCGCACCGGCAGGGCAATTGGTCGCGCTGGAGAACCTCACCGGGCTGGGCTGGATGGACCTGACCTTCGGACAGTTGGACGGCTGGTGGCGGTTCGCCGACGACTACCGTCCCCACCATGCGTTGGCCACGCCCGAGATCTGGAGGCAGGCGTTGGGCGATGCCGGTTTCGAGTCAGTGGAAGTGCTGGGCGTCGACGAGAACGACCCGAACCGGACCCTGGACAAGGGCGTCATCGTGGCCCAGGGACCCGCGAAGGTGAGAGAGCCTGCGGGCGTATGGATTGTGGCTGCGGACTCGCAGGGTTTGGGGGCCGGGCTGGCGAGCGACCTGGCTGCGCGCAACCAGACCGTATTGCTGGCCGGCGCGGATGCGCCGGCGAACGGCAAGCAGCCGGCGAGCGGTCCGGGGGTGTTCGAAATCGCCGTGGAACCGGACGACAGGGATTCCTGGCGCTCGCTGATCGAGAGTCTTCCCGGCGACGCGCCGCTCGGTGGAATCGTGCATCTCGCCGGACTCGACGGCGGTGGGGAGGGGGCCTCGACCGAAGATATGGCGGATGACGTGCGACGGGCGGGCGCGAGTGCGCTGGCGCTGGTGCAGGGCGTGATCGACTCGGACACGGTGCCGGAAAGGGGCCTGTGGTTCGTGACCCGTGGCGCGCAAGTCCTGGAGCGCGAGCGGGGCGGCGAACCCGCGGGCTCGGTACTCTGGGGTTTCGGCAAGGGCGTTGCCCGCGAAGCGCCGCACCTCAAGCCCAGGATGCTCGACCTCGATCCGGACCCGGGCGCCGCATCCGATCTGGTCAATGAACTCATGTATCCGGACCCGGAGGATCACATTGCGCATCGTCGCGGCCGCCGGCTCGCGGCCCGCCTGGTTCGGGAGGGCGCCGGCGCGGAGCGGCTGGATCTGCCCGAGGAACCGGACTGGGTGCTGGCGCCCGATCCGGACGGCGTTTTTGACAAACCCTTTGTTCAGACTCTGCCGGAGCGATCCCTTGAGTCGGAAGAGGTCCGGGTGCAGGTGGAAGCCGCCGGACTCAACTTCTGGGACGTTTTCCGGTCGCTCGGATTCATCGAGGAGGGCATGCTCGGCCGGGAAATGTGCGGTTACGTCCTGGAAACAGGCTCCGACGTGTCCCGCGTGAAGGCCGGCGACCATGTGGTCGGAATGGGCTTCGGCGCGTTCGGCGGTGAAATGATCACGCACGGGGAACTCGTCGCTCCTGCGCCGGACGGATTTTCGGTCAGCGAACTTGCGACGATCCCCAGCGCCTACGTTTCGGCAGCGCTGTCCTTCGAATTCACGGGGCTTGAAGCGGGTGAGCGGGTCCTGATCCACGCCGGCGCGGGCGGTGTGGGCCTGGCGGCCATCCAGTGGGTCCAGGCCGCGGGGGCGGAGGTGTTTGCCACCGCCAGCGCGCCCAAGCGGGACTATCTCCGGTCGCTGGGCGTGAAGCACGTTTTTGACAGCCGCACGACGGCCTTCGGCGAAGAAATTCTCGAGGCCACCGGCGGCGAGGGCGTCGATGTGGTGCTGAACAGCCTCACGAGCGAGGGCTACATCGATGCCAGCTTGGCCTGCCTCAAGCAAGGTGGCCGTTTCGTGGAGATGGCCCGGCGGGACATCCTGAGCGAGGATGAGATGGCGGCCGTGCGGCCCGACGCGCCCTACCACATCCTGGAACTGGATGTATTGAAGAAGTCCGAACCGGCCCGGGTCGGCAAGGTCCTGCGCGGCGTAATGGCGCGCGTTGCAGCGGGTGAGCTGAAACCGATCATTCACAGCAGATGGCCGCTGGCCGAAGCGGGCGCCGCACTGAGCTTCATGCGCTCGGCCCGGCACCTCGGAAAGATTGTGGCGACAAACCCGCCGGTCACGGACGGCCACCTGCGGCCGGACCGTACCTACCTGGTGACGGGCGGCCTGGGAGGAATCGGTTGCGCGGTGGCGGATTGGCTCGCCGAACGCGGCGCGGGGACCATCGTGCTGAATGGACGGCGCGCCCCCGACGAAGCCGCCGAGAAGACCATCGGCGCGCTCAGGGACCGCGGCGTGCGGGTAGAAGTGGAATTGGCGGACGTGACCGATACGGCGGCGATCGATCGGATGCTGGCCCGCATGGACGAGGAGTTGCCGCCCTTGGCAGGCGTGATACACAGCGTGGGCGTGCTGTCGGACGGCGCGCTCACCAACCAGAGCTGGGAGCGCTTCGAGCAGGTGCTTTGGCCGAAGGTGCTCGGCGCCTGGCATCTGCATCGGGCGACACTGGACCGCGACCTGGACATGTTCGTGTTGTTCTCGAGCCGGGTGGGCGTCATGGGCAACCCCGGCCAGGCCAACCACGCTGCCGCCAATGCCTTCCTGGATCAGCTCGCCGGCCATCGCCGGGCGCTGGGTCTCGCAGGCCAGGCCATCGCCTGGGGCGCATGGTCGGACATCGGCGAGGCGGCGGAGCAGCGCGAACGTATAGACAGCCAGCGCTCGGCGCTGGGCGGACGCTGGTTCACTCCGCAACAGGGTATCAGGGCGTTCGATCGTCTGGTGCGCCAGGACGCCACCCATTCCGTCGTGATGTCCATGGACTGGTCGGTCTTCGCGGAGGCCGTTGAAGAACCGCCGATCCTCGTGGAGGACCTGTTGTCCGCCGCTACGGAGGACAAGGCCGATCCCGCGGCAGGGCCAGGCGATCTGCTGTCGATGCTGAGGAGCTCGCCCGCGGCGGAGCATGAAGATCTGCTGGCTTCTTTCCTGCAGGAGGAAGTGCAGGCGGTACTCAGGTTGCCGTCGGCCCCGGCGCCCACGGTCGGGTTCTTCGATCTCGGTATGGACTCGCTGATGGCGGTGGAACTCCGCAACCGGGTGAACCGGGCGTTCGCCGGCGAGTACGTGGCGTCCAACACCGCGGTTTTCGACTATCCGGACATCACTCAGTTTGCGGCTCATATGGCCGAACAACTCGGCGATCTGGGGACCGCACCCGCGCCCGCTCCGGCGGCTGCCCCTGCACCCGCTCCCGCGCCTCAAGCCGAGCCGCAGCCGGAACCTCGCCGGCGAGCGGAGCCGGATCCGCAACCCGCAGCCACTGCGCCGCGCGAAGAAGAAGGCATTGCCATTGTGGGCATGGCCTGCCGTTTCCCCGGGGCGCCGGACCTTGCGGCATTCTGGCGCCAGCTCGAAGGCGGCGGCACCGGAATTACCGATGGCCGAGCGGGTTCAGGTCCCTGGTCCGATAGCGCGCGAGATTTGCCGCCCGAGTTCGCCGCCTACCGCAAGGGCGGGTTCGTGGACGAGATCGACAAGTTCGACGCGAGGTTCTTCCGGATTGCGCCGATCGAGGCGCGCATGCTGGACCCGCGCCAGCGAATGCTGCTGGAGACGAGCTGGCAGGCCGTGGAAGACGCGGGAATGGACTCGGACCGCTTGCGCGGGAGCCGAACCGGCATCTACGTCGGCCTGGCTTCCAGCGAGTACCGGGACCTGATGAAGTCCCGCGACAGGGGCGTGAGTTATCTGGGCACCGCCACCAGCATGACGGTGGGGCGGGTTGCCTATCATCTGGGCCTGGAAGGCCCGGCGGTTCCGGTGGAGCTGAATTGCGCTTCGTCGCTGATTGCCGCACACCAGGCGGTCATGGCCCTGCGCTACGGCGAAGTGGACCAGGCCCTGGTGGGCGGCGTGAACACGCTTCTTTCGCCCGCCGTGACACGGGAGATGGCGGAGTTGGGCATGTTGTCGCGCCACGGTCAATGCAAGGCTTTCGACGCTTCCGCGGACGGTTTTGTCAGAAGCGAAGGCTGCGGCATGCTGGTGCTGAAACGGCTCGATGAAGCCGAGGCCGACGGCGACCGCATCTGGGGCGTGATCCGCGGCTCGGCGGTCAACCAGAACGGCGCCAGCGCAGGTCCCACAACTCCCAATGGCCTGGCCCAGCAGCGGGTCATCGAGACGGCGCTCTCCAGGGCGAACATGGCGCCTTCGGCGGTGGACTACCTGGAGGCGCACGGGGCCGGCTCCGCACTGGGAGACCCGATCGAGGTGCAGGCCGCGGCCGCGGTCTACGGAAAGGGACGCGAGTCCGAAAGGCCGCTGCTGATCGGCTCGGTGAAAGCGAACATCGGCCACCTGGAAGCGGCCGCCGGCGTCGCCGGACTGATCAAGGCGGTGCTGGCGATGAGGCGCGGGCTGATTCCCGGCCAGTTGCACTTCAACGCCCCGAACCCGAACCTCGAATGGGACGACCTTCCGGTACGCGTCGTTTCAGGCGCGACGCCCTGGCCCGGCCACTCCGAAAGGCCGCCCAGGTCGGGCGTGAGCGCATTCGGAATCTCGGGAACGAACGCTCATGTCGTGCTGGAAGGGCACGCCGCGAACGGAACCGGTCCCGGCGGCGCGATCGATCCCGCGGGCGCCCCGATGCGCGTATCCGAGTTGGAGCGTTCCGGGGACCTGGACCCGTTGCGCGGCGAAGGTCCTGACGACCGGAGCGTCAGGATGCTCCCGCTTTCGGGCAAGTCGGAGGACGCCCTTCGGCAATTGGCGCAGCGGTATCTCGAATGGCTCGACCGGCGCGCGGAAGAGGTGTCTTCCGACGTGGACATGAAGGCCCTTCTGGCCGACATGTCATGGACGGCGGCCGTGGGACGAACTCACTTCGATTTCCGGGCCGGCCTGGTATTCGAGGATGCCGAATCATTGCGGCAGGAACTCAGGTCGCTCGCAAACGGCGGCGATCGGGGAGCACAGAGTGCCGCTGGTGCGTTGCCGGTAACCGGGACGGAGGCGAAAAACGCACCCGACTCCGGGAACGGCCGGTCGTTTGTCGCGGCAGCCGCGAAGGCGTACGAGGCCGGGCTGGCCGTTTCCTTTAACAGCCTCTTTGCCGGCGAGGAGCGCCGACGCATCTCGCTGCCAGGCTATCCTTTCCAGCGCCGAAGCTACTGGATCAATTCCTAG